The following DNA comes from Pristis pectinata isolate sPriPec2 chromosome 8, sPriPec2.1.pri, whole genome shotgun sequence.
GCTTGGCAGAAAGAGAGTTTGTTTTGGGTCTAGGGGAGTGTCCTGGTTAGCCACTTGGTCAATGGAAGTTATTCATATAAAGATATAtatacacatgcacaaacacactcTGTATACTTTCTCCAGCACTTGTTGAATATTTTGGCACCACCAGAAGCAGGCTGCTTTATACTTTTTGTCATACAAGATattaaatatacattttaataTCAATAACAGAAGAAAAATAACACTGAATCATTATGTTGGAGCTATGGAAATGATTCATCTAAGATTCAGTAGGATTATACCATGTGAATGAATTAGCTTTTTCACTAGGACTGTAAAGGTTAAGAGAAAAATCAAAGAAGTTTTCAAAGTTCTGAAAGGTCTTGAGAGGATGTATAGTACAGGATAGTTTCCACTGCTTGGTGCATTGAGAACAAAGGAGCATAGACTGAGGATTCTCAATGGAAATGGTAAGCTTTCTCTCACACAGAGGCATTCTTCCACATAGATGGCAGTTGCAACATGAAAACCTTTATTACAAATGGCAACTGAGCCACAGACTACAACAGCATCTAATACagagttggacaagtacatggcaAGGAAGATTGTAAAGTGATATAGGGAGCAGGATTGTAGGAGATAATACCAGAGAGAGAGGCAAGCCACAAGGTTGATTGACCAAATTATATCTTGTGACACTATACTTGCTAAAAGGTCATCAAATAATGGggaacaaattaaattaaaaattaacttaCCTCTCTTTATAGATCAGAGCTAAATTCACTATTTCTGAACCTTATGAATCAAATGGTCCTAAGTGTGATCAAAGATTGAACCAAATTAGTTGACCCTTTACTGGGCAAAAGCTGGGTTCCAGCATGACCAGATTCTAAGAGGCAAGAGAAAACCTTCCAAAACTTCCATTCCTAACCATAAGTTGCACATGGCTGCCAACTGGCAACAGAATCTTATTATATAAAAAACTCCAAgtggtcaagaactagaggacatagaatgaaggtgattgacaaatGAACTAAAGCcaacatgaaaatatttttgtttaaatagtgAGGGTCTAATATGCATTGCCAGGTGTAGTGCTGAGGCTAGGTTCAACtgtggcattcaaaagggagctagaTTAGcttctgaaaggaaaatagaaatcAAGACTATGTGGAGAAGGCAGGGAAGTGGGAATAGCTGGATTGCACTCGCATGGAGGTGGTGCATGGGCCAAGCGGCTTCCATACTGTAACCAGTCTGGGGATAGTGGACTGTATTGCCTTCCAAACATCATGGGCAGCACTCCTCTGTGACAAATGACTAATTGAAAGCATTTAAGATGTCATTTGCAATGGAACCATGTCCCAGCATGGATTTAACATCTTCAGGAAAGGATATACACACAAACATATGCAAGGTTATTAAAATATCCAATTATAATGTTGATCTTGATTAAATATAATTCAACAGGTCCCTTCTGCCCTCCAATTCTGGAGtttaagagaatttttttttctttccgcagatgctgctttcAGAGCCCATGGTCCGCTCAGCagctagacaagcacttgaatggcCATGGGATGACAGGTTACCagtcaagtgctggaaaatggttttagtatagatgggtactagatggtcaacatggacgtgaagacctgtttctgtactatgtaATTCTACTATGGCTCCCAGAAACAACACTTTAAGCAGACTCTACAGTACCTTAAAGAAGTCTAATcttggagagaaaacagagattGTGAATAAATCGATAGGTCGACAGCtaacacaggcacaatgggccaaatgagctCCCATGCAGCAAAGAATGGATGATATATTTTTTCTCTAACAAAGGCATATTGTAACGAAAAACTGCGACCAGCAAGCCAACCGTAACATGGGGATCAAATCTGAGACAGTAGGACCCTCGCTCAACTACCCAGATGTTAGCTCACATATTCCGAGAGTTTTACTGCAATTAACTTGGTCTGGATTCCGTGTCACGTTAATAAAACGCCTCTAAGAGTAACACAAGAAAAAAACTATTTTCGTCTATTCATTCGTGGGGAGGGTTTCAAGAGAAGATGCCAAGGGCAGAAGGTGCTCTTACCTGATGCCGACTTGCCGTGGGAGCCCGGCTCTTGGTGGACACTGTTATCGTTGCTGCAGACACCCTGGTCCAGTCGGTTGTCCAGGAGGGAGCAGCAGTACCTGAGACCACACGATCCGCAGCACAAGGTGGCTTCCTGACCATCGTATCTCTCGGGACACTGGAAACCCGCGTGCCAGCTGCCGTTACTGTCAGACCAGCCGTGGCAATATTCCCCCGAAGCGGCGCAAACACCGACCAGCCTGTTCGCAAGGAAGAAAAGCAATGTCCCAAACCGAGCAGCCCCCATTACTGAAACTGGTGCAAGGAGAACCACACGGTTCACAACCTAAATGGCAAAAATAGACTTACAGGCGAAGAGAAGGATAAAGAATAATTAAAATCTCAGTTCCCTTGACGTGCTCCCTACTGGCACGTCACTTTCCGCACTCGTTCCCCTTCTCCTTGTGTCCGGGACCTCAGACTCCGGACAATGAGGGGCGGAGTGCAGGAGTGTTCATTTCTCAGTGTAAAATAGCTCTATTCATGGCGGTCGGCTGCTAAACTTTTAGCTGAGGGTTGCAACCAATTTTCCATCTGCAAGCACGTCTTTCAATTAGAAACAATGCCACAAGTGCAATAAAATCCACCCCGATAAAATGACTGGGGCGTGCAGTTTTCAAATACTGAAGCACTCATGAAACGTTGCCCACCTTCTATTCGTCTTTGGCTCGCAGTCTGCTGTTTTCTGTGAGGGGTGGAAAAAATCTTTCACTTAAACTCTGGTAAGTGAATCCTTATaggctcgacccgctgagttcctccagcagattgtatccCCCTCCACCAATCCTGATTCAAAATACCAGCGAGTGCCGCCTTCAAGGATTTGTGCTCCGCCTCTGGGACTAAGTCCACAACTGGATTCCCACATGGCACGGGGGTCTCTGTTCGTGATGGACAGATAGAGGATCTGTAAACCTCAAAATATATCGATAAATTGAAACCAAAATGCAGTGCGATTCAGTTGCAATCCAACGTTCCTGGGAGGTGCCAGGACTATTATTTGCAAGC
Coding sequences within:
- the shisa2a gene encoding LOW QUALITY PROTEIN: shisa family member 2a (The sequence of the model RefSeq protein was modified relative to this genomic sequence to represent the inferred CDS: substituted 1 base at 1 genomic stop codon), producing MGAARFGTLLFFLANRLVGVCAASGEYCHGWSDSNGSWHAGFQCPERYDGQEATLCCGSCGLRYCCSLLDNRLDQGVCSNDNSVHQEPGSHGKSASVPMYLPFLIVGSILXPFIIVGSFIAICCCRCLKPKPEENQQDAPTRADY